Genomic window (Methanomassiliicoccales archaeon):
TCGATCCATTCATCTCAAGCAATTCGAGTATCCTCTCTTTCCTGAAAAGCCAATAATGGATCCTCCATTCTCTTCCATCATATAGCGTAGTTTCTTCCCGCTCGGTTGTCAAGATGCCAGTGTCCTCAAGCATGTAAAACGCATCTCTGTCTTCGGGCTCAAGGATATTATCGATAATCCGTTCGCTGTATCCGAAGAAATTCATGATGTGAGTAGCCATCGCTTTCGCTTGATCTTCAGGCATGCCATTCCTGTCGATGCTATTCCTAATCGCCCTAGCCAAATCATCAACAGTAAACGTTGATGACTTACCGTTGTTGCCATTGTTAGGTGACATGACAGGTCCGCTCCGCACGAAGTTAACGGGTTCTTAGAACTTTCTATGAAATAGAAGGTTGATTGAAATTTAGAGAATCTCTATTTAAACATTTTGCGAACACCGACCTTTGAAAAAAGGTTCTCTTTACTAATATAGATTAAGATTAGCTAAAGAATGAAAAAACCATCAGCTTTTTGTATCCCTATATTCCTTTTAAAGAGGGAATCATGATCGCCGAATTCAGTATTGTTCCAATAGGAAAGGGAGAGAGTCTGAGTGGGTTCGTGGCCGAATGTATCAAGATCGTGAAGGAGAGCGGCATTAAATATCAGCTCACACCGATGTGCACAATCCTCGAGGGCGAATACGACGATGTCATGGAAGTCATCAAGAAATGTCACATGAAGATTATGAGCATGTGCGATCGGGCACTGACATCTATCAAGATCGATGATAGGAAAGGACGGAAAGACGCGATGACTGAAAAAGTGAGAAGTGTTAGAGAGAAGCTCGAGTAAATGAGTAAATGGCGAAAATAAACAACTACCCGTATAAGCAGTCTTCATGACCCCTGAGCGACTCCGAACCTCATTTACAAATCAATTAGCATAGCCCTTGGACGTCTTTCTCGAGCGACTCAACGATGCGTTGCGCGACGTTCCTATCACCATAATTCGTTATTCTCGATGTCTTAGGTTTCGCACTGTGGATTGCGTGGAGAATTTTCTCTTCGTCAGCACCAACGAGCACGTTCCAACCATCTCTCACCGTCTCGACCCATTCGGTTTCTTCCCTTACGGTGATGCATGGGACGCCGAAATAGTATGCTTCTTTTTGAACGCCACCAGAATCAGTGACAACTTTCCTCGCATATTTCTCAAGGGATGTGAACGTGATGAAATTCAGCGGGGGCAAAATCTTTACATTTCCAGATGATGCAATCAAATCTTCCAGGCCCCATAACCGAATATTCTTTGCTGTTCGCGGATGGAGCGGCAACAAAACCTTCATTCCACATTTCGAAAGCGCTCTGAGGATCGCCACAAGCCTCTCTTTCACATCCGCATTTTCCTGCCGGTGTATCGTTGCGAGAATGTAATCGTTCTCGGTGACTCCAAAGTTCTGAAGGAATGACTTCGAGAGTTTTTGTTCAACGTCCATTAAGCATTGGATCATCGTATCTCCAACGACATGAACCCTTTCGACTATGCCTTCTCGAGCAAGATTCTGTGCGGCAGTATCACTTGGACATAAAAATATTGAAGAGATGTGGTCGGTGACAACCCTGTTAACTTCCTCAGGCATCTTCATATTGAAAGATCGCAAACCCGCCTCCACATGTGCGACTGGAATCAATAGTTTCGCTGAGGCGAGGGCACCAGCAAGTGTTGAATTTGTGTCACCGTAAACGATCACGAGTTCCGGTTTCTCCTTGAGGAGGACATCCTCGATCGCCATGAGCATTCTTCCAGTTTGGTTGGCGTGACTTCCTGAGCCGATCCCTAGATGGTAATCAGGATCGGGGATGTTGAGTTCCTCAAAGAAGACTTTGCTCATCTCGTAATCATAATGCTGCCCAGTATGGATCAGGAGATGTTCGTGCCTTTTCGAGATTTCGTCTTTAAGCGGTGCAATCTTGATGAATTGAGGTCGCGCACCAATGATCGAGGCGATCTTCATTATTGGTAAGAATGAGCGTCATCATAATACATTTTTCCGACATCGAGCGCTCAAACGCGATCATTCGTTAGAAGATCATGTATTCCTTTGGTTTTAGCTTACTCAATGCTATATACCTGACCTCGTGGAACTCCCCAAGCTTCTTGACCTCATTGAGGACCTCCGATGGAACTGGATCATCGACAGTGAGTAACATGAGTGCCCGACCTCCCCTGCTCTCGCGCCCGACACCCATCCTCGCAATATTGATTCCCCTGCTGCCAAGAATTGTACCAACCTTACCAATTACACCAGGAACATCGTTATGCGTAGTCATGAGGAAATCGCCCTCTAGCGGTAGGTCAACGTCGAATGAGTCGATGCCCAGGAGCCGCGGTTCATTTGCTGGGAAAGCAGTACCACGCACTTCCCGTTTGATCCCGTCCGAATGAATCCTTACGTTGATCGTGTTGAAATACTGAGACGTCTCTTCCACTCTCGACTCGATGACCTGGATACCTTTTTCTTTTGCAATCACCTGGGCGTTAATAATATTCGTGTTTTCACCCGTGATGTTCGATAGAACACCGATTAACGCAGAAATTGTCAACATTTTCGTATCAAGTGTTGCGAGCTCACCAGAATACGAGACTTCGATTCTCCTTATTGGCCCGTCGACGAGCTGAAATGCGAATGCACCGAGCTTTTCCGCTACAGAGATGAATGGAATAATTTTCTGCTCTATCCGACCAATTGGTGCGTTGACAGCATTCGTGATCTTATGTTCAGTCAAAAAGAGCTTCACATGCTCTGCCATTTCAAGTGAAACTCTTTCTTGAGCTTCCCTCGTTGACGCACCGAGATGCGGTGTCGTGACGATATTGGGTAGTTCAAGGAGTTTTGAACCGATCGGTGGCTCCTTTTCGAAAACATCAAGCGCCGCACCAGCGATCCTCCTCGTTTTCAGCGCCTCATAAAGGGCTTCTTCATCGACAATGCCCCCTCTTGCACAGTTGACAAGCAGTGCCGTTGGCTTCATGAGATTGATCTGATCCTTGCCGATCAGATGATATGTTGATGGGGTCAACGGTGCGTGGATCGTGACGATATCAGCCTCTTCAAGCGCCTTCTCGAGCGGCAATAGCCGAACGCCAACTTTTACTGCAGTTTCAGGCGAGATAAAGGGATCGTATCCGACTAACCTCATCTGAAATGCTTTGGCGCGCTTTGCCACCTCTGCGCCGACCCGACCAATACCGATAATCGCCAAAGTCTTTCCACTAAGTTCAATGCCTGTAAACTTACCCCTCTCCCATTTTCCGCTCTTTAATGAGGCGTCAGCCCACACAATATTCCTCGCCAGCGCCAGAATCATTGCCATTGTATGCTCAGCCGCCGAGATGATGTTGGCTGATGGGGTATTCATGACTAGAATGCCTTTCATTGTCGCATACTCGACGTCGACATTATCGACGCCGACGCCCGCACGACCAATGACTTTGAGATTCTTGCCAGCATCGATTACATCCCTCGTGATCTTCGTGCCGCTTCTGATAATAATCCCATCATACTCATGTATGATCTTCATGAGTTCCTCGTGGCTAATATTCGGCCTAATATCAACCTCAACACTCGAGTCTCGGCGCAGTATTTCAAGCCCTTCCTTTGAAATCTCATCAGTAACGAGTATCTTCATTATGACGCCTCCAGTACCTCGTCCATCGCTCTCAGGAGTTCCTCAATTTCTTTCACAGTGAGGTCGCCCATGTGTCCGATCCGGAAGGTCAAATCTTTGATTCTCCCATAACCAGGCGAAATCTCGTAGCCTTTCTTTTTAAGCTCCTCCTGCAATTGATCGAAACTTACACTTCCTCTTGAAATCACAGTGATAGTGTCAGACCTGTATCCCTCCTCGGCGAAAAGAGAGAGTCTCTTAGCGGCCCAAGATCTTACAGCATCTGCCATCGCCTTGTGCCTCGCATACCTTTGTCTCATCCCTTCCCTCAAAATCCTTTCAAGCTGGAAATCCAGAGCGTACATTAGAGAAATCGGTGGAGTCGTAACGGGCAAATTCTTGTCAGCGAACTTCTTCATTTCCAGTAAATCGAAATAATATCCCCTGTTCTCCACGCTTTTTGCTTTTTCTAATAACCTTTCGCTCACGCAGATTATGGCGAGACCGGGCGGGAGTGCGAGTGCTTTCTGTGTCCCGAACACGACTGCATCTGCCTCCAGAGATCTCAATTTTAGATCGATGGCGAATGCAGCGGTCACCGCATCGATAAAAATGAGAGGATCGCATTTTGAACGTATAGCATTGATGACTTCATCAAGTGGATTGAAAACACCAGTTGAGCTTTCATTAGCAACGATAGTAACCGCCTCGACGTCCTCCTGCAGGGTATCTATCACATAATCGCCCCTAATCGCTTTACCCCAAGGTACCTCAATGCCTTGCACCGTTTTTCCATTCAAAACGCCGATCGATTGCCAGCGCTCCCCAAAGGCACCGTTTGATATACCGGCCATCTTCTTCCTGACACCGCACCTCACGCACGATTCGAGAAGACCAGTCGATGACGATGGAGCTATTAGAATATCCATGTCCACTTCGAGCGCTTTGCGGATCTTCTCA
Coding sequences:
- a CDS encoding MTH1187 family thiamine-binding protein; protein product: MIAEFSIVPIGKGESLSGFVAECIKIVKESGIKYQLTPMCTILEGEYDDVMEVIKKCHMKIMSMCDRALTSIKIDDRKGRKDAMTEKVRSVREKLE
- the wecB gene encoding UDP-N-acetylglucosamine 2-epimerase (non-hydrolyzing); the encoded protein is MKIASIIGARPQFIKIAPLKDEISKRHEHLLIHTGQHYDYEMSKVFFEELNIPDPDYHLGIGSGSHANQTGRMLMAIEDVLLKEKPELVIVYGDTNSTLAGALASAKLLIPVAHVEAGLRSFNMKMPEEVNRVVTDHISSIFLCPSDTAAQNLAREGIVERVHVVGDTMIQCLMDVEQKLSKSFLQNFGVTENDYILATIHRQENADVKERLVAILRALSKCGMKVLLPLHPRTAKNIRLWGLEDLIASSGNVKILPPLNFITFTSLEKYARKVVTDSGGVQKEAYYFGVPCITVREETEWVETVRDGWNVLVGADEEKILHAIHSAKPKTSRITNYGDRNVAQRIVESLEKDVQGLC
- the serA gene encoding phosphoglycerate dehydrogenase, with translation MKILVTDEISKEGLEILRRDSSVEVDIRPNISHEELMKIIHEYDGIIIRSGTKITRDVIDAGKNLKVIGRAGVGVDNVDVEYATMKGILVMNTPSANIISAAEHTMAMILALARNIVWADASLKSGKWERGKFTGIELSGKTLAIIGIGRVGAEVAKRAKAFQMRLVGYDPFISPETAVKVGVRLLPLEKALEEADIVTIHAPLTPSTYHLIGKDQINLMKPTALLVNCARGGIVDEEALYEALKTRRIAGAALDVFEKEPPIGSKLLELPNIVTTPHLGASTREAQERVSLEMAEHVKLFLTEHKITNAVNAPIGRIEQKIIPFISVAEKLGAFAFQLVDGPIRRIEVSYSGELATLDTKMLTISALIGVLSNITGENTNIINAQVIAKEKGIQVIESRVEETSQYFNTINVRIHSDGIKREVRGTAFPANEPRLLGIDSFDVDLPLEGDFLMTTHNDVPGVIGKVGTILGSRGINIARMGVGRESRGGRALMLLTVDDPVPSEVLNEVKKLGEFHEVRYIALSKLKPKEYMIF
- a CDS encoding aminotransferase class V-fold PLP-dependent enzyme translates to MYRKLFTVGPVEVRREVLEAMTKPMIVHRGKEYEHLQESIVEKIRKALEVDMDILIAPSSSTGLLESCVRCGVRKKMAGISNGAFGERWQSIGVLNGKTVQGIEVPWGKAIRGDYVIDTLQEDVEAVTIVANESSTGVFNPLDEVINAIRSKCDPLIFIDAVTAAFAIDLKLRSLEADAVVFGTQKALALPPGLAIICVSERLLEKAKSVENRGYYFDLLEMKKFADKNLPVTTPPISLMYALDFQLERILREGMRQRYARHKAMADAVRSWAAKRLSLFAEEGYRSDTITVISRGSVSFDQLQEELKKKGYEISPGYGRIKDLTFRIGHMGDLTVKEIEELLRAMDEVLEAS